A single window of Apodemus sylvaticus chromosome 4, mApoSyl1.1, whole genome shotgun sequence DNA harbors:
- the LOC127682221 gene encoding TD and POZ domain-containing protein 2-like gives MSGDMEAKGSTQISVKNICYEWTISNFSFCMDGIQKEIRSPEFSLEDNEEVAWCLRVYPNGVDKESKDYLSVDLGLLSCPVCPVWAKFEFWIINSQGEKCQSRKNPSVVSFWQYQHRGFKEFILRDFLLSHQHLLLPEDQLTICCKVSIAGAIFSMPGQNMTPAIKDPRHVLAEDLGKLWENSIFTDCSLLVGGHEFRAHKAILAARSPVFRAMFEHEMQERLKNLVEIHDLDPQVFQEMMGFIYTWKAPNLNSYSMASGLLAAADRYGLDGLKAMCEDALCRILSVENAANILILADLHSTQWLKTQALDFITDFAYEVSKTSGWKSLVESHPPLVAEAFCSLASAQ, from the coding sequence atgtcaggggacatggaagccaagggctccacacagatcagtgtaaaaaacatctgctatgagtggaccattagcaacttctcattttgcatggatggaattcagaaagagattagaagcccagagttctcattagaggacaatgaggaagtggcatggtgtttgagagtatacccaaatggagttgataaagaaagcaaagattacctgtcagttgacctgggattgctcagctgtcccgtgtgcccagtttgggcaaagtttgagttctggatcataaattcccaaggagagaaatgtcaaagtaggaagaaccccagtgttgtaagcttttggcaataccaacacaggggattcaaagagttcatccttcgagatttcctcctctcccatcagcatttacttctccctgaagaccagctcaccatctgctgcaaggtgagcatagcgggagccatcttcagcatgcctggacagaacatgacacctgcaatcaaggatccaaggcatgtgttggcagaagacctagggaagctttgggagaattccatcttcacagactgctccctattggtgggtggccatgaattcagggctcacaaggccatcctagcagctcgctctccagttttcagagccatgtttgaacatgaaatgcaggagagactaaaaaacctcgttgagattcatgacttggatccccaagtcttccaggagatgatgggcttcatctacacatggaaggcaccaaacctcaatagctactccatggcctctggtctgctggcagctgctgacaggtatggcctggacggcttgaaggccatgtgtgaggatgccctctgcaggatcctctctgtggagaatgctgcaaacattctcatcctggctgacctccacagcacacagtggctgaagactcaggccctggatttcattacagattttgcctatgaggtctctaagacctcagggtggaagtcattggtggagtcacatccccccttggtggctgaagccttctgctccctggcttctgcacag